A stretch of Carya illinoinensis cultivar Pawnee chromosome 14, C.illinoinensisPawnee_v1, whole genome shotgun sequence DNA encodes these proteins:
- the LOC122294354 gene encoding probable NOT transcription complex subunit VIP2 isoform X1 produces MSGLLNSSLNSSASNLPDGTGRPFTTSFSGQSGAASPVFHHSGSIQGLHNLHGGFNLPNIPGTLTSRNSALSNVPSGGVQQPAGNLSSGRFSSNNLPVALSQLSHGSSHGHSGVANRGGINVVGNPGFSSSTNGVGGSIPGILPTSGAIGNRNTVPGLGVSPILANAGPRITSSMGNMVGGGNIGRSIGSGGGLSIPGLASRLTLSANSGSGSLSVQGQNRLMSGVLPQGSPQVISMLGNSYSAGGPLSQGHVQAVNNLSSMGMLNDLNSNDTPFDINDFPQLTSRPSSAGGPQGQLGSLRKQGLGVSPIVQQNQEFSIQNEDFPALPGFKGGNADYAMDMHQKEQLHDNTMSMMQSQHFSMGRSAGFNMGGTYSSHRPQQQHAASVSSGGVSFSSINNQDLLHLHGSDIFPSSHSNYHSQTSGPPGIGLRPLNSPNTVSGMGSYDQLIQQYQQQQQNQSQFRLQQMSAVNQPFRDQGSKPMQAAQSSTDPYGLLGLLSVIRMSDPDLTSLALGIDLTTLGLNLNSTENLHKTFGSPWSDEPAKGDPEFKVPQCYYAKQPPALHQSYFLKFTVETLFYIFYSMPKDEAQLYASNELYNRGWFYHKEHRLWFIRVPNVEPLVKTPTYERGSYHCFDPNTFETIRKDNFVVHYEMLEKRPALPQH; encoded by the exons ATGTCGGGGTTACTTAAT TCTTCTCTCAACAGTTCAGCTTCAAACCTTCCAGACGGTACTGGGCGACCTTTTACGACATCTTTCTCTGGTCAGTCTGGTGCAGCTTCCCCTGTTTTTCATCACTCCG GGTCAATTCAGGGGCTGCACAATCTTCATGGGGGCTTTAATCTTCCCAACATTCCTGGTACATTAACATCAAGAAACTCAGCACTAAGTAATGTTCCTTCTGGGGGAGTTCAACAGCCTGCTGGAAACCTTTCTAGTGGACGATTTTCATCCAATAATCTTCCTGTTGCTCTCTCTCAG TTGTCTCATGGAAGCTCCCATGGACATTCAGGAGTCGCAAATAGAGGAGGTATAAATGTTGTAGGAAATCCTGGATTTAGTAGTAGCACTAATGGAGTTGGCGGTTCTATTCCTGGAATTCTCCCAACCTCTGGTGCAATTGGTAACCGGAATACTGTTCCAGGATTGGGAGTATCCCCAATTTTGGCAAATGCAGGTCCTAGGATTACAAGTTCCATGGGAAACATGGTTGGTGGGGGCAACATCGGGAGGAGTATAGGCTCTGGTGGAGGATTATCTATTCCTGGTCTTGCTTCTCGATTAACTTTAAGTGCAAATAGTGGGTCTGGAAGTTTGAGTGTTCAAGGACAAAATCGATTGATGAGTGGCGTACTTCCACAAG GTTCTCCTCAGGTAATTTCTATGCTAGGAAATTCCTACTCTGCTGGCGGTCCCCTTTCTCAAGGCCATGTCCAAGCAGTAAATAATTTAAGTTCTATGGGGATGTTAAATGACCTGAACTCGAATGACACGCCTTTTGACATCAACGACTTCCCTCAGTTGACAAGTCGTCCTAGTTCTGCTGGAGGACCTCAAGGACAATTGG GTTCACTACGGAAACAAGGTCTTGGTGTTAGTCCTATTGTTCAACAAAACCAAGAGTTTAGCATTCAAAATGAAGATTTTCCAGCTTTACCTGGATTTAAAG GTGGTAATGCAGATTATGCGATGGATATGCACCAGAAAGAACAACTCCATGACAACACTATGTCGATGATGCAATCACAGCACTTTTCT ATGGGTAGATCTGCTGGATTTAATATGGGGGGAACATATTCATCCCATCGCCCTCAGCAGCAACATGCTGCATCAGTCAGTAGTGGCGGTGTGTCTTTCTCATCTATAAACAATCAGGATCTTCTCCATTTACATGGCTCGGATATCTTCCCATCTTCACATTCGAATTATCACTCCCAG ACCAGTGGCCCTCCTGGTATTGGACTAAGACCTCTCAATTCTCCAAATACAGTATCTGGTATGGGATCGTACGACCAACTTATCCAGCAgtatcaacaacaacaacagaaCCAGTCCCAGTTTCGGCTTCAACAAATGTCAGCTGTCAATCAGCCATTTAGGGATCAGGGGAGTAAACCCATGCAGGCTGCCCAGTCTTCTACAGACCCATATGGTTTACTTGGCTTGTTAAGTGTAATAAGGATGAGTGATCCTGATCTAACATCTCTTGCTCTTGGAATTGATCTGACAACACTTGGGCTGAATTTGAATTCGACCGAAAATCTTCACAAAACTTTTGGTTCTCCATGGTCTGATGAGCCAGCTAAGGGTGATCCGGAGTTTAAGGTGCCACAATGTTATTATGCTAAACAACCACCTGCTCTACAT CAAAGTTATTTTTTGAAGTTTACTGTGGAaactttattttacatattttacag CATGCCAAAAGATGAAGCCCAATTATATGCATCAAATGAACT TTACAATAGAGGCTGGTTTTACCACAAAGAGCACCGACTATGGTTCATAAGAGTCCCCAATGTGGAGCCGCTCGTGAAAACACCAACATATGAGAGAGGATCGTATCATTGCTTTGATCCAAACACATTTGAAACAATCCGCAAG GATAATTTTGTTGTCCACTACGAGATGTTGGAAAAGAGACCGGCACTACCTCAACATTAA
- the LOC122294354 gene encoding probable NOT transcription complex subunit VIP2 isoform X3, with product MSGLLNSSLNSSASNLPDGTGRPFTTSFSGQSGAASPVFHHSGSIQGLHNLHGGFNLPNIPGTLTSRNSALSNVPSGGVQQPAGNLSSGRFSSNNLPVALSQLSHGSSHGHSGVANRGGLGVSPILANAGPRITSSMGNMVGGGNIGRSIGSGGGLSIPGLASRLTLSANSGSGSLSVQGQNRLMSGVLPQGSPQVISMLGNSYSAGGPLSQGHVQAVNNLSSMGMLNDLNSNDTPFDINDFPQLTSRPSSAGGPQGQLGSLRKQGLGVSPIVQQNQEFSIQNEDFPALPGFKGGNADYAMDMHQKEQLHDNTMSMMQSQHFSMGRSAGFNMGGTYSSHRPQQQHAASVSSGGVSFSSINNQDLLHLHGSDIFPSSHSNYHSQTSGPPGIGLRPLNSPNTVSGMGSYDQLIQQYQQQQQNQSQFRLQQMSAVNQPFRDQGSKPMQAAQSSTDPYGLLGLLSVIRMSDPDLTSLALGIDLTTLGLNLNSTENLHKTFGSPWSDEPAKGDPEFKVPQCYYAKQPPALHQSYFLKFTVETLFYIFYSMPKDEAQLYASNELYNRGWFYHKEHRLWFIRVPNVEPLVKTPTYERGSYHCFDPNTFETIRKDNFVVHYEMLEKRPALPQH from the exons ATGTCGGGGTTACTTAAT TCTTCTCTCAACAGTTCAGCTTCAAACCTTCCAGACGGTACTGGGCGACCTTTTACGACATCTTTCTCTGGTCAGTCTGGTGCAGCTTCCCCTGTTTTTCATCACTCCG GGTCAATTCAGGGGCTGCACAATCTTCATGGGGGCTTTAATCTTCCCAACATTCCTGGTACATTAACATCAAGAAACTCAGCACTAAGTAATGTTCCTTCTGGGGGAGTTCAACAGCCTGCTGGAAACCTTTCTAGTGGACGATTTTCATCCAATAATCTTCCTGTTGCTCTCTCTCAG TTGTCTCATGGAAGCTCCCATGGACATTCAGGAGTCGCAAATAGAGGAG GATTGGGAGTATCCCCAATTTTGGCAAATGCAGGTCCTAGGATTACAAGTTCCATGGGAAACATGGTTGGTGGGGGCAACATCGGGAGGAGTATAGGCTCTGGTGGAGGATTATCTATTCCTGGTCTTGCTTCTCGATTAACTTTAAGTGCAAATAGTGGGTCTGGAAGTTTGAGTGTTCAAGGACAAAATCGATTGATGAGTGGCGTACTTCCACAAG GTTCTCCTCAGGTAATTTCTATGCTAGGAAATTCCTACTCTGCTGGCGGTCCCCTTTCTCAAGGCCATGTCCAAGCAGTAAATAATTTAAGTTCTATGGGGATGTTAAATGACCTGAACTCGAATGACACGCCTTTTGACATCAACGACTTCCCTCAGTTGACAAGTCGTCCTAGTTCTGCTGGAGGACCTCAAGGACAATTGG GTTCACTACGGAAACAAGGTCTTGGTGTTAGTCCTATTGTTCAACAAAACCAAGAGTTTAGCATTCAAAATGAAGATTTTCCAGCTTTACCTGGATTTAAAG GTGGTAATGCAGATTATGCGATGGATATGCACCAGAAAGAACAACTCCATGACAACACTATGTCGATGATGCAATCACAGCACTTTTCT ATGGGTAGATCTGCTGGATTTAATATGGGGGGAACATATTCATCCCATCGCCCTCAGCAGCAACATGCTGCATCAGTCAGTAGTGGCGGTGTGTCTTTCTCATCTATAAACAATCAGGATCTTCTCCATTTACATGGCTCGGATATCTTCCCATCTTCACATTCGAATTATCACTCCCAG ACCAGTGGCCCTCCTGGTATTGGACTAAGACCTCTCAATTCTCCAAATACAGTATCTGGTATGGGATCGTACGACCAACTTATCCAGCAgtatcaacaacaacaacagaaCCAGTCCCAGTTTCGGCTTCAACAAATGTCAGCTGTCAATCAGCCATTTAGGGATCAGGGGAGTAAACCCATGCAGGCTGCCCAGTCTTCTACAGACCCATATGGTTTACTTGGCTTGTTAAGTGTAATAAGGATGAGTGATCCTGATCTAACATCTCTTGCTCTTGGAATTGATCTGACAACACTTGGGCTGAATTTGAATTCGACCGAAAATCTTCACAAAACTTTTGGTTCTCCATGGTCTGATGAGCCAGCTAAGGGTGATCCGGAGTTTAAGGTGCCACAATGTTATTATGCTAAACAACCACCTGCTCTACAT CAAAGTTATTTTTTGAAGTTTACTGTGGAaactttattttacatattttacag CATGCCAAAAGATGAAGCCCAATTATATGCATCAAATGAACT TTACAATAGAGGCTGGTTTTACCACAAAGAGCACCGACTATGGTTCATAAGAGTCCCCAATGTGGAGCCGCTCGTGAAAACACCAACATATGAGAGAGGATCGTATCATTGCTTTGATCCAAACACATTTGAAACAATCCGCAAG GATAATTTTGTTGTCCACTACGAGATGTTGGAAAAGAGACCGGCACTACCTCAACATTAA
- the LOC122294354 gene encoding probable NOT transcription complex subunit VIP2 isoform X4: protein MSGLLNSSLNSSASNLPDGTGRPFTTSFSGQSGAASPVFHHSGSIQGLHNLHGGFNLPNIPGTLTSRNSALSNVPSGGVQQPAGNLSSGRFSSNNLPVALSQLSHGSSHGHSGVANRGGINVVGNPGFSSSTNGVGGSIPGILPTSGAIGNRNTVPGLGVSPILANAGPRITSSMGNMVGGGNIGRSIGSGGGLSIPGLASRLTLSANSGSGSLSVQGQNRLMSGVLPQGSPQVISMLGNSYSAGGPLSQGHVQAVNNLSSMGMLNDLNSNDTPFDINDFPQLTSRPSSAGGPQGQLGSLRKQGLGVSPIVQQNQEFSIQNEDFPALPGFKGGNADYAMDMHQKEQLHDNTMSMMQSQHFSTSGPPGIGLRPLNSPNTVSGMGSYDQLIQQYQQQQQNQSQFRLQQMSAVNQPFRDQGSKPMQAAQSSTDPYGLLGLLSVIRMSDPDLTSLALGIDLTTLGLNLNSTENLHKTFGSPWSDEPAKGDPEFKVPQCYYAKQPPALHQSYFLKFTVETLFYIFYSMPKDEAQLYASNELYNRGWFYHKEHRLWFIRVPNVEPLVKTPTYERGSYHCFDPNTFETIRKDNFVVHYEMLEKRPALPQH from the exons ATGTCGGGGTTACTTAAT TCTTCTCTCAACAGTTCAGCTTCAAACCTTCCAGACGGTACTGGGCGACCTTTTACGACATCTTTCTCTGGTCAGTCTGGTGCAGCTTCCCCTGTTTTTCATCACTCCG GGTCAATTCAGGGGCTGCACAATCTTCATGGGGGCTTTAATCTTCCCAACATTCCTGGTACATTAACATCAAGAAACTCAGCACTAAGTAATGTTCCTTCTGGGGGAGTTCAACAGCCTGCTGGAAACCTTTCTAGTGGACGATTTTCATCCAATAATCTTCCTGTTGCTCTCTCTCAG TTGTCTCATGGAAGCTCCCATGGACATTCAGGAGTCGCAAATAGAGGAGGTATAAATGTTGTAGGAAATCCTGGATTTAGTAGTAGCACTAATGGAGTTGGCGGTTCTATTCCTGGAATTCTCCCAACCTCTGGTGCAATTGGTAACCGGAATACTGTTCCAGGATTGGGAGTATCCCCAATTTTGGCAAATGCAGGTCCTAGGATTACAAGTTCCATGGGAAACATGGTTGGTGGGGGCAACATCGGGAGGAGTATAGGCTCTGGTGGAGGATTATCTATTCCTGGTCTTGCTTCTCGATTAACTTTAAGTGCAAATAGTGGGTCTGGAAGTTTGAGTGTTCAAGGACAAAATCGATTGATGAGTGGCGTACTTCCACAAG GTTCTCCTCAGGTAATTTCTATGCTAGGAAATTCCTACTCTGCTGGCGGTCCCCTTTCTCAAGGCCATGTCCAAGCAGTAAATAATTTAAGTTCTATGGGGATGTTAAATGACCTGAACTCGAATGACACGCCTTTTGACATCAACGACTTCCCTCAGTTGACAAGTCGTCCTAGTTCTGCTGGAGGACCTCAAGGACAATTGG GTTCACTACGGAAACAAGGTCTTGGTGTTAGTCCTATTGTTCAACAAAACCAAGAGTTTAGCATTCAAAATGAAGATTTTCCAGCTTTACCTGGATTTAAAG GTGGTAATGCAGATTATGCGATGGATATGCACCAGAAAGAACAACTCCATGACAACACTATGTCGATGATGCAATCACAGCACTTTTCT ACCAGTGGCCCTCCTGGTATTGGACTAAGACCTCTCAATTCTCCAAATACAGTATCTGGTATGGGATCGTACGACCAACTTATCCAGCAgtatcaacaacaacaacagaaCCAGTCCCAGTTTCGGCTTCAACAAATGTCAGCTGTCAATCAGCCATTTAGGGATCAGGGGAGTAAACCCATGCAGGCTGCCCAGTCTTCTACAGACCCATATGGTTTACTTGGCTTGTTAAGTGTAATAAGGATGAGTGATCCTGATCTAACATCTCTTGCTCTTGGAATTGATCTGACAACACTTGGGCTGAATTTGAATTCGACCGAAAATCTTCACAAAACTTTTGGTTCTCCATGGTCTGATGAGCCAGCTAAGGGTGATCCGGAGTTTAAGGTGCCACAATGTTATTATGCTAAACAACCACCTGCTCTACAT CAAAGTTATTTTTTGAAGTTTACTGTGGAaactttattttacatattttacag CATGCCAAAAGATGAAGCCCAATTATATGCATCAAATGAACT TTACAATAGAGGCTGGTTTTACCACAAAGAGCACCGACTATGGTTCATAAGAGTCCCCAATGTGGAGCCGCTCGTGAAAACACCAACATATGAGAGAGGATCGTATCATTGCTTTGATCCAAACACATTTGAAACAATCCGCAAG GATAATTTTGTTGTCCACTACGAGATGTTGGAAAAGAGACCGGCACTACCTCAACATTAA
- the LOC122294354 gene encoding probable NOT transcription complex subunit VIP2 isoform X2: MSGLLNSSLNSSASNLPDGTGRPFTTSFSGSIQGLHNLHGGFNLPNIPGTLTSRNSALSNVPSGGVQQPAGNLSSGRFSSNNLPVALSQLSHGSSHGHSGVANRGGINVVGNPGFSSSTNGVGGSIPGILPTSGAIGNRNTVPGLGVSPILANAGPRITSSMGNMVGGGNIGRSIGSGGGLSIPGLASRLTLSANSGSGSLSVQGQNRLMSGVLPQGSPQVISMLGNSYSAGGPLSQGHVQAVNNLSSMGMLNDLNSNDTPFDINDFPQLTSRPSSAGGPQGQLGSLRKQGLGVSPIVQQNQEFSIQNEDFPALPGFKGGNADYAMDMHQKEQLHDNTMSMMQSQHFSMGRSAGFNMGGTYSSHRPQQQHAASVSSGGVSFSSINNQDLLHLHGSDIFPSSHSNYHSQTSGPPGIGLRPLNSPNTVSGMGSYDQLIQQYQQQQQNQSQFRLQQMSAVNQPFRDQGSKPMQAAQSSTDPYGLLGLLSVIRMSDPDLTSLALGIDLTTLGLNLNSTENLHKTFGSPWSDEPAKGDPEFKVPQCYYAKQPPALHQSYFLKFTVETLFYIFYSMPKDEAQLYASNELYNRGWFYHKEHRLWFIRVPNVEPLVKTPTYERGSYHCFDPNTFETIRKDNFVVHYEMLEKRPALPQH, translated from the exons ATGTCGGGGTTACTTAAT TCTTCTCTCAACAGTTCAGCTTCAAACCTTCCAGACGGTACTGGGCGACCTTTTACGACATCTTTCTCTG GGTCAATTCAGGGGCTGCACAATCTTCATGGGGGCTTTAATCTTCCCAACATTCCTGGTACATTAACATCAAGAAACTCAGCACTAAGTAATGTTCCTTCTGGGGGAGTTCAACAGCCTGCTGGAAACCTTTCTAGTGGACGATTTTCATCCAATAATCTTCCTGTTGCTCTCTCTCAG TTGTCTCATGGAAGCTCCCATGGACATTCAGGAGTCGCAAATAGAGGAGGTATAAATGTTGTAGGAAATCCTGGATTTAGTAGTAGCACTAATGGAGTTGGCGGTTCTATTCCTGGAATTCTCCCAACCTCTGGTGCAATTGGTAACCGGAATACTGTTCCAGGATTGGGAGTATCCCCAATTTTGGCAAATGCAGGTCCTAGGATTACAAGTTCCATGGGAAACATGGTTGGTGGGGGCAACATCGGGAGGAGTATAGGCTCTGGTGGAGGATTATCTATTCCTGGTCTTGCTTCTCGATTAACTTTAAGTGCAAATAGTGGGTCTGGAAGTTTGAGTGTTCAAGGACAAAATCGATTGATGAGTGGCGTACTTCCACAAG GTTCTCCTCAGGTAATTTCTATGCTAGGAAATTCCTACTCTGCTGGCGGTCCCCTTTCTCAAGGCCATGTCCAAGCAGTAAATAATTTAAGTTCTATGGGGATGTTAAATGACCTGAACTCGAATGACACGCCTTTTGACATCAACGACTTCCCTCAGTTGACAAGTCGTCCTAGTTCTGCTGGAGGACCTCAAGGACAATTGG GTTCACTACGGAAACAAGGTCTTGGTGTTAGTCCTATTGTTCAACAAAACCAAGAGTTTAGCATTCAAAATGAAGATTTTCCAGCTTTACCTGGATTTAAAG GTGGTAATGCAGATTATGCGATGGATATGCACCAGAAAGAACAACTCCATGACAACACTATGTCGATGATGCAATCACAGCACTTTTCT ATGGGTAGATCTGCTGGATTTAATATGGGGGGAACATATTCATCCCATCGCCCTCAGCAGCAACATGCTGCATCAGTCAGTAGTGGCGGTGTGTCTTTCTCATCTATAAACAATCAGGATCTTCTCCATTTACATGGCTCGGATATCTTCCCATCTTCACATTCGAATTATCACTCCCAG ACCAGTGGCCCTCCTGGTATTGGACTAAGACCTCTCAATTCTCCAAATACAGTATCTGGTATGGGATCGTACGACCAACTTATCCAGCAgtatcaacaacaacaacagaaCCAGTCCCAGTTTCGGCTTCAACAAATGTCAGCTGTCAATCAGCCATTTAGGGATCAGGGGAGTAAACCCATGCAGGCTGCCCAGTCTTCTACAGACCCATATGGTTTACTTGGCTTGTTAAGTGTAATAAGGATGAGTGATCCTGATCTAACATCTCTTGCTCTTGGAATTGATCTGACAACACTTGGGCTGAATTTGAATTCGACCGAAAATCTTCACAAAACTTTTGGTTCTCCATGGTCTGATGAGCCAGCTAAGGGTGATCCGGAGTTTAAGGTGCCACAATGTTATTATGCTAAACAACCACCTGCTCTACAT CAAAGTTATTTTTTGAAGTTTACTGTGGAaactttattttacatattttacag CATGCCAAAAGATGAAGCCCAATTATATGCATCAAATGAACT TTACAATAGAGGCTGGTTTTACCACAAAGAGCACCGACTATGGTTCATAAGAGTCCCCAATGTGGAGCCGCTCGTGAAAACACCAACATATGAGAGAGGATCGTATCATTGCTTTGATCCAAACACATTTGAAACAATCCGCAAG GATAATTTTGTTGTCCACTACGAGATGTTGGAAAAGAGACCGGCACTACCTCAACATTAA